In Patulibacter sp. SYSU D01012, a single window of DNA contains:
- a CDS encoding response regulator transcription factor encodes MATPEAPAQRVLVVDDEPNIVDVVSMALRFQGFEVATAGTGEEALAQVDAFRPQIMVLDVMLPDMTGFDVADRLGAQRGHVPIVFLTARDATEDKLRGLTSGGDDYVTKPFSLEELVARIRVILRRTGQQADDGAVLQFEDLEMDEDTREVTRGGAPVELTDTEYRLLRFFLRNPRRVLTRAQILDHVWDYDFGGDARVLETYVSYLRKKLDAAVGGDAPALIHTARGVGYALRAPRR; translated from the coding sequence GTGGCCACTCCCGAAGCCCCCGCGCAGCGCGTGCTGGTCGTCGACGACGAGCCGAACATCGTCGACGTCGTCTCCATGGCGCTGCGCTTCCAGGGCTTCGAGGTCGCGACGGCCGGGACGGGCGAGGAGGCGCTCGCGCAGGTCGACGCGTTCCGTCCGCAGATCATGGTCCTCGACGTGATGCTGCCCGACATGACGGGGTTCGACGTCGCGGATCGCCTGGGCGCGCAGCGCGGCCACGTGCCGATCGTCTTCCTGACCGCCCGGGACGCGACCGAGGACAAGCTGCGCGGCCTGACGTCGGGCGGCGACGACTACGTCACGAAGCCGTTCTCGCTCGAGGAGCTCGTCGCCCGCATCCGCGTGATCCTGCGCCGCACCGGGCAGCAGGCCGACGACGGGGCGGTCCTGCAGTTCGAGGACCTCGAGATGGACGAGGACACCCGCGAGGTCACGCGCGGCGGCGCCCCCGTCGAGCTGACGGACACGGAGTACCGGCTGCTGCGGTTCTTCCTGCGCAACCCGCGCCGCGTGCTGACGCGCGCGCAGATCCTCGACCACGTCTGGGACTACGACTTCGGCGGCGACGCCCGGGTGCTCGAGACGTACGTGTCGTACCTGCGCAAGAAGCTCGACGCGGCCGTGGGCGGCGACGCCCCCGCGCTCATCCACACCGCCCGCGGCGTCGGCTACGCCCTGCGCGCGCCGAGGCGCTGA
- a CDS encoding ATP-dependent DNA ligase: protein MSLPVAPPLAPQLARARAGLPTGGGWSYEPKWDGFRALVFVDVPDDGDADAEDAVRIVSRAGKPLDRYFPELRFPPGRYVLDGEIVIDLREDDAAGEAATVPENQDFDALSQRIHPAASRIAMLAEQTPARYVAFDLLALDTVSLLDRPFAERRDALERFLAAPAFGDSSVSITPAVRTPEEAEGWLQRTEGVVAKELDAPYLPGERKGMVKVKRKRTIDCVVQGWRPGKEEGTVGSLVLGLYAPDGALRTVGHTSSFTAKRKRELRAELEPYGTGVVQQGEPSRWKSDKELEWVELRPELVVEVSFDQVSGGRIRHGAKLERWRDDKPPAACTLDQLDA, encoded by the coding sequence GTGAGCCTGCCCGTCGCCCCGCCGCTCGCCCCGCAGCTCGCCCGCGCCCGCGCGGGTCTGCCGACCGGCGGCGGCTGGTCGTACGAGCCGAAGTGGGATGGCTTCCGCGCGCTCGTCTTCGTCGACGTCCCGGACGACGGCGACGCGGACGCCGAGGACGCCGTGCGGATCGTCTCGCGCGCCGGGAAGCCGCTCGACCGCTACTTCCCCGAGCTGCGCTTCCCGCCCGGCCGCTACGTCCTCGACGGCGAGATCGTCATCGACCTGCGCGAGGACGACGCCGCCGGCGAGGCCGCGACGGTGCCGGAGAACCAGGACTTCGACGCGCTCTCGCAGCGCATCCACCCGGCGGCGTCGCGGATCGCGATGCTGGCCGAGCAGACCCCCGCCCGCTACGTCGCCTTCGACCTGCTGGCGCTCGACACCGTCTCGCTGCTGGACCGGCCGTTCGCCGAGCGGCGCGACGCCCTGGAGCGGTTCCTCGCCGCCCCGGCGTTCGGCGACTCGAGCGTGTCGATCACCCCGGCGGTCCGCACGCCGGAGGAGGCGGAGGGCTGGCTCCAGCGCACCGAGGGCGTCGTGGCGAAGGAGCTCGATGCCCCGTACCTGCCGGGCGAGCGGAAGGGGATGGTGAAGGTCAAGCGCAAGCGCACCATCGACTGCGTCGTGCAGGGCTGGCGGCCGGGCAAGGAGGAGGGGACGGTGGGCTCGCTCGTGCTGGGCCTGTACGCGCCCGACGGCGCGCTGCGCACGGTCGGCCACACGTCGAGCTTCACGGCCAAGCGCAAGCGCGAGCTGCGCGCCGAGCTCGAGCCGTACGGCACCGGGGTGGTCCAGCAGGGCGAGCCGAGCCGCTGGAAGTCGGACAAGGAGCTCGAGTGGGTGGAGCTGCGGCCCGAGCTCGTCGTCGAGGTGTCGTTCGACCAGGTCAGCGGCGGCCGGATCCGCCACGGCGCCAAGCTCGAGCGCTGGCGGGACGACAAGCCGCCGGCCGCGTGCACGCTCGATCAGCTCGACGCCTGA
- a CDS encoding phosphatase PAP2 family protein: MSSSSAIAPEPAGRGGDGPAPLTAASAAAPAPVFVRWTWQRIVLVAALAYAAYAAARWTGGTDEVAAHANALGLVDLERTLGLGFEGSVQTALDVPALVFVLNHVYLAAQFVVTPAALVWVTRRSRTAGARLWETLVVGWILATPVAALLPVAPPRLAGTGIADTITLSGSHTLTSPIAQLFYNPLAAVPSMHAAFAFAVAAALASTARTPVGRVLGAAWAPLIAVTVVATGNHYVLDVVAGLAVTLVAWLIVWGAPRLVARAGGAIRAARAPSLPAVPAPARASARAGFCSSRQS; this comes from the coding sequence ATGTCGTCGTCGTCCGCCATCGCCCCCGAGCCCGCCGGCCGGGGCGGCGACGGCCCGGCCCCGCTGACGGCCGCGTCGGCCGCGGCGCCGGCGCCCGTCTTCGTGCGGTGGACGTGGCAGCGCATCGTCCTGGTCGCGGCCCTGGCCTACGCGGCGTACGCCGCGGCCCGCTGGACCGGCGGCACCGACGAGGTGGCGGCGCACGCCAACGCGCTGGGGCTCGTCGACCTGGAGCGCACGCTCGGCCTGGGCTTCGAGGGCAGCGTGCAGACGGCGCTCGACGTGCCCGCGCTCGTCTTCGTGCTCAACCACGTGTACCTGGCGGCGCAGTTCGTCGTGACGCCGGCGGCCCTCGTCTGGGTGACGCGGCGCTCGCGGACCGCCGGGGCCCGGCTGTGGGAGACGCTCGTGGTCGGCTGGATCCTGGCGACGCCCGTCGCCGCCCTGCTGCCGGTCGCCCCGCCGCGGCTGGCGGGGACCGGCATCGCCGACACCATCACCCTGAGCGGCTCGCACACGCTGACGTCCCCGATCGCGCAGCTCTTCTACAACCCGCTCGCCGCGGTGCCCAGCATGCACGCGGCCTTCGCGTTCGCCGTGGCCGCCGCGCTGGCGTCGACGGCGCGCACGCCGGTCGGGCGCGTCCTCGGCGCCGCCTGGGCGCCCCTGATCGCCGTGACGGTCGTCGCGACGGGCAACCACTACGTCCTCGACGTCGTCGCGGGCCTGGCGGTGACGCTGGTCGCGTGGCTGATCGTGTGGGGCGCGCCGCGGCTCGTCGCCCGGGCCGGCGGGGCGATCCGGGCCGCCCGCGCCCCGTCGCTCCCGGCCGTTCCGGCGCCCGCCCGCGC
- a CDS encoding serine protease — protein sequence MSLRPHAPTSRVPRLRPHPPRRLAAPRPSIRRAARTATPRVALLAAAAALLAAAPAVAGERRAGERIVGGAPVAITRAPYQAAIYDPTLGGAQASPFLGQFCGGAILDATHVATAAHCVFDQERGTVRPVSRLRVLAGVTRLRRAGEPEVATARDAGVRSVAIRPGFVLGTLDGDAAVLTLDAPLYTGTPVADGTTAIAPIAPVTPEQAALVARTGDPVTVTGWGNQAPQPEVGTGRSDYPQTLQAATTHVVDDGSCARAYARVGVRITRRVLCAGERAGGVDACQGDSGGPLTALVGGTPALVGIVSLGSGCAQANRPGLYARIADPAVGGFVRHAAGLGGDAPDAGSSSSDPRDAERPTSRVAAQDCGRTRCVVNVAVTDPLPSTGVRRVAATLRWRTPVACRTRARRCGRTHAQRLTAEAIGGANWGVTAKGLRPGRRYTLTLRAEDGAGNRQRRATRVTLRPGA from the coding sequence GTGTCCCTGCGTCCCCACGCACCGACGTCCCGCGTGCCCCGCCTCCGCCCCCATCCCCCGCGCCGCCTCGCCGCTCCGCGCCCGTCGATCCGCCGTGCGGCCCGCACGGCGACGCCGCGGGTCGCGCTGCTCGCCGCGGCCGCCGCGCTGCTCGCCGCCGCGCCCGCCGTCGCGGGCGAGCGCCGGGCCGGCGAGCGGATCGTCGGCGGCGCCCCCGTCGCGATCACCCGCGCCCCGTACCAGGCCGCGATCTACGACCCCACGCTCGGCGGCGCCCAGGCCTCCCCGTTCCTGGGGCAGTTCTGCGGCGGCGCGATCCTCGACGCCACCCACGTCGCAACCGCCGCCCACTGCGTCTTCGACCAGGAGCGCGGCACGGTGCGGCCCGTCTCGCGCCTGCGGGTGCTGGCCGGCGTCACCCGCCTGCGCCGCGCGGGCGAGCCCGAGGTCGCGACCGCCCGCGACGCCGGCGTGCGGAGCGTCGCCATCCGCCCGGGGTTCGTGCTCGGCACGCTCGACGGCGACGCCGCCGTGCTGACGCTCGACGCGCCGCTCTACACCGGCACGCCCGTCGCGGACGGCACGACCGCGATCGCGCCGATCGCGCCGGTCACGCCCGAGCAGGCCGCGCTCGTCGCGCGCACCGGCGACCCGGTCACCGTCACCGGCTGGGGCAACCAGGCGCCGCAGCCCGAGGTCGGCACGGGGCGCTCCGACTACCCGCAGACGCTGCAGGCCGCCACCACCCACGTCGTGGACGACGGCTCCTGCGCCCGCGCGTACGCCCGCGTCGGCGTGCGGATCACCCGCCGCGTCCTGTGCGCCGGCGAGCGCGCGGGCGGGGTCGACGCCTGCCAGGGCGACAGCGGCGGCCCGCTGACCGCCCTCGTCGGCGGCACGCCCGCGCTCGTCGGCATCGTCAGCCTCGGCAGCGGGTGCGCGCAGGCGAACCGGCCGGGCCTGTACGCACGGATCGCCGACCCCGCCGTCGGCGGCTTCGTGCGGCACGCCGCGGGGCTGGGCGGCGACGCCCCGGACGCCGGCTCGTCCTCCTCCGACCCGCGCGACGCGGAGCGCCCGACGTCGCGCGTGGCGGCCCAGGACTGCGGGCGCACGCGCTGCGTCGTCAACGTCGCCGTCACCGACCCCCTGCCGTCCACGGGGGTCCGGCGCGTCGCCGCGACGCTGCGCTGGCGCACGCCCGTCGCCTGCCGCACGCGGGCCCGCCGCTGCGGACGCACGCACGCCCAGCGGCTGACGGCCGAGGCGATCGGCGGCGCCAACTGGGGCGTCACCGCGAAGGGCCTGCGCCCGGGCCGTCGCTACACGCTGACGCTGCGCGCCGAGGACGGCGCGGGCAACCGCCAGCGCCGCGCCACCCGCGTGACGCTGCGGCCGGGCGCCTGA
- a CDS encoding glycosyltransferase family 39 protein, with the protein MATHPPIERPLDARPDPPHTTAGPEPAAPSSRARRLALALRARPELVALLVLAAVLHLWALDRNGTANAYYAAAVRSMTQSWNAFLFGTFDGAGVMTVDKPPAALWVQALSARVFGFSSWSLLVPQALMGVATVGLTYDLTRRRFGRIAGGVAGLVLVLTPISVAISRHDNPDALLILCVVGALWATVRALEGGRTRWLVLAGVLVGLGFETKMAAALMVVPGLVAAYLWVAPRGRWAAARQTAAFGAAATVVGLAWPVLVWLTPAGSRPWISGTNDNSIWSLILGYNGLGRLFGQDGGPGGGARAGAAGGPGGGGGGMGGVFGGDPGPLRLLNDALGGQAGWLLGLALVAGAGLLVLTRLRRSDARTGWLVAVGGAWLVTAVAFSRAEGIFHPYYVSALAPFTAALVGAGIGTIARGGPTARTLGPLAIAGGVATELVVLHRSATDLGWMTPVLLVGGVVAAVALAVGRGGGRVRGAALGTIVALLLVAPGAWAVQTLGHATSSTFPAGGPASAGMGMGGPGGGRGGMRGGPGGMPGGAPPAGAMPGGAPGAAAGGTTGAAPGGGTSGTTGSPSGTAPTPGAAGRTTGTAGGRGGPGGGGMFGGDTQSLSAARRYAQAHGGGTVVVASQSGAATQILSSAGSAQVAGIGGFSGSESAVTADWLADAVASGKVRWFLAASGGGMGGRADGRVGATAISAIVERVGKQVASVDGLYDLQGLAAQLRAAG; encoded by the coding sequence ATGGCCACCCATCCCCCGATCGAGCGTCCGCTGGATGCCCGCCCCGACCCGCCGCACACGACCGCCGGCCCCGAGCCTGCGGCCCCGTCCTCGCGCGCCCGTCGCCTGGCGCTCGCCCTGCGCGCGCGCCCCGAGCTCGTCGCGCTGCTCGTCCTCGCCGCCGTGCTGCACCTGTGGGCGCTCGACCGCAACGGCACGGCGAACGCCTACTACGCCGCCGCGGTGCGCTCCATGACGCAGTCCTGGAACGCCTTCCTCTTCGGCACCTTCGACGGCGCCGGCGTGATGACCGTCGACAAGCCGCCCGCCGCCCTGTGGGTGCAGGCGCTGTCGGCGCGGGTCTTCGGCTTCTCGTCGTGGAGCCTGCTCGTGCCGCAGGCCCTCATGGGCGTCGCGACGGTCGGACTGACGTACGACCTGACCCGCCGGCGCTTCGGCCGGATCGCGGGCGGCGTCGCCGGCCTGGTCCTCGTCCTCACCCCGATCAGCGTCGCGATCTCGCGGCACGACAACCCGGACGCGCTGCTGATCCTGTGCGTCGTCGGCGCGCTGTGGGCGACCGTCCGCGCGCTCGAGGGCGGCCGCACGCGGTGGCTCGTCCTGGCGGGCGTGCTCGTCGGCCTGGGCTTCGAGACGAAGATGGCCGCGGCGCTCATGGTCGTCCCCGGCCTCGTCGCCGCGTACCTGTGGGTCGCCCCGCGGGGCCGTTGGGCCGCGGCCCGGCAGACGGCGGCGTTCGGCGCCGCGGCCACGGTCGTCGGCCTGGCCTGGCCGGTCCTGGTCTGGCTGACCCCGGCGGGCTCCCGCCCGTGGATCTCGGGCACGAACGACAACTCGATCTGGTCGCTGATCCTGGGCTACAACGGCCTGGGGCGGCTCTTCGGCCAGGACGGCGGGCCGGGCGGCGGCGCACGTGCGGGCGCGGCCGGCGGCCCCGGCGGCGGAGGCGGCGGCATGGGCGGCGTGTTCGGCGGCGATCCCGGGCCGCTGCGGCTGCTCAACGACGCGCTCGGCGGCCAGGCCGGCTGGCTGCTGGGCCTGGCGCTCGTCGCCGGCGCGGGTCTGCTCGTCCTGACCCGCCTGCGGCGCAGCGACGCGCGGACGGGGTGGCTCGTCGCGGTCGGCGGCGCGTGGCTGGTCACCGCCGTGGCGTTCAGCCGCGCGGAGGGCATCTTCCACCCGTACTACGTGTCGGCGCTGGCGCCGTTCACCGCGGCCCTCGTGGGCGCGGGGATCGGGACGATCGCCCGCGGCGGCCCGACCGCCCGGACCCTCGGGCCGCTGGCGATCGCCGGCGGCGTCGCGACCGAGCTCGTGGTCCTGCACCGCAGCGCGACCGACCTGGGCTGGATGACGCCCGTCCTGCTGGTCGGCGGCGTGGTCGCCGCCGTGGCCCTGGCCGTCGGCCGTGGCGGCGGGCGGGTGCGCGGCGCCGCGCTCGGCACGATCGTCGCCCTGCTCCTCGTCGCCCCGGGCGCGTGGGCGGTCCAGACCCTCGGCCACGCGACGAGCAGCACGTTCCCCGCGGGCGGCCCCGCGTCGGCCGGGATGGGGATGGGCGGGCCCGGGGGCGGCCGCGGCGGGATGCGCGGCGGCCCGGGCGGGATGCCCGGCGGCGCGCCCCCGGCCGGGGCGATGCCGGGCGGCGCCCCGGGCGCGGCCGCGGGCGGCACGACCGGGGCCGCACCCGGCGGCGGGACGAGCGGCACGACCGGGTCGCCGTCCGGCACGGCCCCGACGCCCGGTGCGGCCGGGCGGACGACCGGGACGGCCGGCGGGCGCGGCGGTCCGGGCGGCGGCGGGATGTTCGGCGGCGACACGCAGTCGCTGAGCGCTGCGCGGCGCTACGCGCAGGCCCACGGCGGCGGGACCGTCGTCGTCGCGAGCCAGAGCGGGGCCGCCACGCAGATCCTGAGCAGCGCGGGGAGCGCCCAGGTGGCCGGAATCGGCGGGTTCTCCGGTAGCGAGAGCGCGGTCACCGCCGACTGGCTGGCCGACGCCGTGGCGTCGGGGAAGGTCCGCTGGTTCCTGGCCGCGAGCGGCGGGGGGATGGGCGGCCGCGCCGACGGCCGGGTCGGCGCCACCGCCATCTCGGCGATCGTCGAGCGGGTGGGCAAGCAGGTCGCGAGCGTCGACGGCCTGTACGACCTGCAGGGCCTGGCGGCGCAGCTGCGCGCGGCGGGCTGA
- a CDS encoding bifunctional glycosyltransferase family 2/GtrA family protein: MPSATARSAPHDGLAPAGPDRRPPVVEVVVPVHDEQAALPGSIRRLHEHLSTAFPFAWRIVVVDNASTDATPQVARALADDLPGVRVVRLDEKGRGRALRAAWTASDADVLCYMDVDLSTDLRALLPLVAPLVSGHSDLAIGSRLATGSNVVRGPKRELISRAYNRILRLSLHARFTDAQCGFKAIRADVAQRLLPQVRDQAWFFDTELLVLAQRQGLRIHEVPVDWVDDPDSRVDLVRTAADDLKGVARLLATAPITRFLAIGVVSTLAYALLYLLLRPGLGAGVANVAALAATAVANTQANRRFTFRVRGRRHLARHHAQGAAVFVLTVLLTSGALAVLHAVDRAPARVVELAVLVGASVLATVSRYVALRFWVFAHPEARARAAAPTALATPAEAGERA; the protein is encoded by the coding sequence ATGCCTTCCGCGACCGCTCGCTCCGCCCCCCACGACGGCCTCGCGCCCGCCGGGCCCGACCGCCGCCCGCCGGTCGTCGAGGTCGTCGTCCCCGTCCACGACGAGCAGGCCGCGCTGCCCGGGTCGATCCGTCGCCTGCACGAGCACCTGAGCACCGCCTTCCCGTTCGCGTGGCGGATCGTCGTCGTCGACAACGCCAGCACGGACGCCACGCCGCAGGTCGCCCGCGCGCTGGCCGACGACCTGCCCGGCGTCCGCGTCGTGCGCCTGGACGAGAAGGGCCGCGGCCGGGCGCTGCGCGCGGCGTGGACGGCCAGCGACGCCGACGTCCTCTGCTACATGGACGTCGACCTGTCGACCGACCTGCGAGCGCTGCTGCCGCTCGTCGCGCCGCTCGTCTCCGGGCACAGCGACCTGGCGATCGGCTCGCGGCTGGCGACGGGCTCCAACGTCGTCCGCGGCCCGAAGCGCGAGCTGATCTCGCGCGCGTACAACCGGATCCTGCGGCTGTCGCTCCACGCGCGGTTCACGGACGCGCAGTGCGGCTTCAAGGCGATCCGCGCCGACGTGGCGCAGCGGCTGCTGCCGCAGGTGCGCGACCAGGCGTGGTTCTTCGACACCGAGCTGCTCGTCCTGGCCCAGCGGCAGGGCCTGCGGATCCACGAGGTGCCCGTGGACTGGGTCGACGACCCGGACTCGCGCGTCGACCTCGTGCGCACCGCGGCGGACGACCTGAAGGGCGTCGCGCGGCTGCTGGCGACGGCACCGATCACGCGGTTCCTGGCGATCGGCGTGGTGTCGACGCTCGCGTACGCGCTGCTCTACCTGCTGCTGCGCCCGGGCCTGGGCGCGGGGGTCGCGAACGTCGCCGCGCTCGCGGCGACCGCCGTGGCGAACACGCAGGCCAACCGGCGCTTCACCTTCCGCGTCCGCGGCCGGCGGCACCTGGCCCGCCACCACGCGCAGGGCGCCGCCGTCTTCGTGCTGACGGTCCTGCTGACGAGCGGCGCGCTCGCCGTGCTCCACGCGGTCGACCGCGCCCCCGCCCGCGTCGTCGAGCTCGCCGTCCTCGTCGGCGCCAGCGTGCTCGCCACCGTCTCGCGCTACGTGGCCCTGCGCTTCTGGGTCTTCGCGCACCCCGAGGCCCGCGCCCGCGCCGCCGCGCCCACCGCCCTCGCGACGCCGGCCGAGGCCGGCGAACGCGCCTGA
- a CDS encoding serine protease, which translates to MRPSARRVPASLAAATAALLLGLLSLLVPAAASATGHRATPRIVGGAPIDIRTAPYQVALWNPEAQPAPGEAPSIWWGQFCGGTIVAPRVVVTAAHCVTADEPGAPVTSTASIRVVAGTTTLPDAAVTVPAPGRDVAVVAIARYPGYDPETYDGDVAVLTLASDLYAGSPTGDGATAIAPLPLATGTQAATIGAGTSVFASGWGDTTQRAPDDASPGVYPTTLRGVSIPTVADERCQAAYAGGLTGRMLCAGETGKDSCQGDSGGPLAASVGGVRALAGVVSFGAGCAAPTCPGVYARVADRDLTAFVRQAAGLPADPSATRAPTPGIAPDGVLCAAQIEQPGPTPAPTPAPTPAPVPPPVPTVPVTPAVPQPKADTAAPTVRVLSRTCTRSRCHVKTSVVDPPPTDGVSRVRATLRWSTKVSCRKRGRRATCVRTTTRTIAAQRAGGDTYLLATPRLPRRTTVRVALTATDAAGNASRVTSAKLRTR; encoded by the coding sequence ATGCGTCCATCCGCCCGTCGCGTCCCGGCTTCCCTCGCCGCCGCGACCGCCGCGCTCCTGCTCGGCCTCCTCTCCCTGCTCGTCCCGGCCGCGGCGTCGGCGACCGGGCACCGCGCCACGCCACGCATCGTCGGCGGCGCGCCCATCGACATCCGCACGGCGCCGTACCAGGTGGCGCTGTGGAACCCGGAGGCGCAGCCCGCCCCGGGCGAGGCGCCGAGCATCTGGTGGGGCCAGTTCTGCGGCGGGACCATCGTCGCGCCGCGCGTCGTCGTCACCGCCGCCCACTGCGTGACCGCCGACGAGCCGGGCGCGCCCGTGACGTCGACCGCGTCCATCCGCGTGGTGGCGGGCACGACGACGCTGCCGGACGCGGCGGTCACCGTGCCGGCCCCCGGGCGCGACGTGGCCGTCGTCGCCATCGCCCGTTACCCGGGCTACGACCCCGAGACGTACGACGGCGACGTCGCGGTGCTGACCCTCGCCTCGGACCTGTATGCGGGGTCGCCGACCGGCGACGGCGCGACGGCCATCGCGCCGCTGCCGCTGGCCACGGGCACGCAGGCGGCGACCATCGGCGCCGGGACCTCCGTGTTCGCGAGCGGCTGGGGAGACACGACCCAGCGGGCCCCCGACGACGCCTCGCCCGGCGTCTACCCGACGACGCTGCGCGGCGTCTCCATCCCGACCGTGGCGGACGAGCGGTGCCAGGCGGCGTACGCCGGCGGACTCACCGGGCGGATGCTGTGCGCCGGGGAGACCGGGAAGGACTCCTGCCAGGGTGACAGCGGCGGCCCGTTGGCCGCGTCCGTGGGCGGCGTGCGCGCGCTGGCCGGCGTCGTCAGCTTCGGAGCAGGATGCGCCGCCCCGACCTGCCCTGGCGTGTACGCCCGCGTCGCCGACCGCGACCTGACCGCGTTCGTGCGGCAGGCGGCCGGACTGCCGGCGGACCCGTCCGCGACGCGGGCCCCTACACCGGGGATCGCCCCCGACGGCGTCCTGTGCGCGGCGCAGATCGAGCAGCCCGGGCCGACGCCCGCGCCGACCCCGGCTCCGACGCCGGCCCCCGTCCCGCCGCCGGTGCCGACGGTGCCCGTCACGCCGGCCGTCCCCCAGCCGAAGGCGGACACGGCGGCGCCGACGGTCCGCGTGCTGTCGCGCACGTGCACGAGGTCGCGCTGTCACGTGAAGACGTCCGTCGTCGACCCGCCTCCGACGGACGGCGTGAGCCGCGTGCGCGCCACGCTGCGGTGGTCGACGAAGGTCTCCTGCCGCAAGCGCGGCCGCCGCGCGACGTGCGTCCGCACCACGACCCGGACGATCGCCGCGCAGCGCGCCGGGGGCGACACCTACCTGCTCGCCACCCCGCGCCTGCCGCGCCGGACGACGGTGCGCGTCGCCCTGACGGCCACGGACGCCGCCGGCAACGCGTCCCGCGTCACGAGCGCGAAGCTGCGCACCCGCTGA
- a CDS encoding HAMP domain-containing sensor histidine kinase has product MSLRARLTLTLFVITAVAMVGLAAITYTSQRSALIDQVDASLWSMGQGVQAELWRENRPVGARAAWGPGEDADDVHRGPNLQPGTYGECRDAAGRAVGDSVGPLPVYGAPSTSIPRPQLPAVLRGERTFTSGAVGDDDLRYRVLVTPVRAGPGPGGPARSASWTADGEPVAYAVSAVPLADVDATLSRLLRTEAMVIGGALALLVALAWLIVRVGLRPLDRMATTAGEIAAGRLDQRVEETAPGTEVGRLGRALNGMLGRLERAFREREASEERLRQFLSDASHELRTPLASIRGYAELFRVGAVREEQDVRKAMGRIEDEAARMGTLVEELLVLARLDEEPERSVSPVDLSTLAEDAVEDARATAPDRAITADVSGEAVVLGDDGQLRQVLANLVRNALVHTPDGTPIEVAVRRAGTDVELHVRDHGPGLPTDDPQAIFGRFWRSEGGRTRGRGGAGLGLAIVAAVVEAHGGTVGARDADGGGACFVVRLPAAPDDDGADATGDAA; this is encoded by the coding sequence GTGTCGCTGCGCGCGCGTCTGACCCTGACGCTCTTCGTCATCACCGCCGTGGCCATGGTCGGCCTGGCGGCGATCACGTACACGAGCCAGCGCTCCGCCCTGATCGACCAGGTCGACGCGAGCCTGTGGTCGATGGGCCAGGGGGTGCAGGCCGAGCTGTGGCGCGAGAACCGGCCGGTCGGCGCGCGGGCCGCCTGGGGGCCGGGCGAGGACGCCGACGACGTGCACCGCGGGCCGAACCTGCAGCCCGGCACGTACGGGGAGTGCCGCGACGCCGCCGGCCGGGCCGTCGGCGACAGCGTCGGGCCGCTTCCGGTCTACGGCGCGCCCTCGACGTCGATCCCGCGGCCGCAGCTCCCCGCCGTGCTGCGGGGCGAGCGCACCTTCACCAGCGGCGCCGTCGGCGACGACGACCTGCGCTACCGCGTGCTGGTCACCCCCGTCCGAGCGGGCCCCGGCCCGGGCGGCCCGGCCCGCTCCGCCTCGTGGACCGCGGACGGCGAGCCGGTCGCCTACGCCGTCTCCGCCGTGCCGCTGGCCGACGTCGACGCGACCCTCTCGCGCCTGCTGCGGACCGAGGCGATGGTCATCGGCGGCGCGCTCGCGCTGCTCGTGGCGCTCGCGTGGCTGATCGTCCGCGTCGGGCTGCGGCCGCTGGACCGGATGGCGACGACGGCCGGCGAGATCGCCGCGGGACGCCTGGACCAGCGCGTGGAGGAGACCGCCCCCGGCACCGAGGTCGGGCGCCTGGGCCGGGCGCTGAACGGGATGCTCGGGCGGCTGGAGCGGGCGTTCCGCGAGCGCGAGGCCAGCGAGGAGCGGCTGCGGCAGTTCCTCTCCGACGCCTCGCACGAGCTGCGCACGCCCCTCGCGTCGATCCGCGGCTACGCCGAGCTGTTCCGCGTCGGCGCGGTGCGCGAGGAGCAGGACGTGCGCAAGGCGATGGGCCGGATCGAGGACGAGGCCGCGCGGATGGGGACGCTCGTCGAGGAGCTGCTCGTGCTCGCGCGCCTGGACGAGGAGCCCGAGCGCAGCGTCAGCCCCGTCGACCTGTCCACCCTGGCCGAGGATGCCGTCGAGGACGCGCGCGCCACCGCGCCCGACCGCGCGATCACGGCGGACGTGTCGGGCGAGGCGGTCGTCCTGGGCGACGACGGCCAGCTGCGGCAGGTCCTCGCCAACCTGGTCCGCAACGCGCTCGTCCACACGCCCGACGGGACGCCGATCGAGGTCGCCGTGCGGCGCGCCGGCACCGACGTCGAGCTGCACGTGCGCGACCACGGCCCCGGGCTGCCGACGGACGACCCGCAGGCGATATTCGGCCGCTTCTGGCGCTCCGAGGGCGGCCGCACGCGCGGACGCGGCGGCGCCGGCCTGGGGCTGGCGATCGTCGCGGCCGTCGTCGAGGCGCACGGCGGGACGGTAGGCGCGCGGGACGCCGACGGCGGCGGCGCGTGCTTCGTCGTGCGCCTGCCCGCCGCACCCGACGACGACGGCGCCGACGCGACGGGCGACGCGGCCTAG